In one window of Arachis ipaensis cultivar K30076 chromosome B06, Araip1.1, whole genome shotgun sequence DNA:
- the LOC107604730 gene encoding myb family transcription factor PHL7 isoform X2 — MYHAKKFSSATMVPHKPQGGGEQVGNVGVLDGSAVRNAGPASSGGNGKQRLRWTSDLHDRFVDAITQLGGPDRATPKGVLRVMGVPGLTIYHVKSHLQKYRLAKYLPDSPADDSKDEKRTPGDTVTGIDSSQGLQINDALRMQMEVQKRLHEQLEVQKQLQMRIEAQGKYLQKIIEEQQKLGSTLTNSDTLPLSHDKQNNPPSEPSGSSDAIADSMSPLKKQRIDDGSKDGFAVSQVTTKTSQKTDCSVDQLDS, encoded by the exons ATGTATCACGCGAAGAAGTTCTCGTCTGCAACGATGGTGCCGCATAAACCTCAAGGTGGTGGCGAACAAGTTGGAaatgttggggttttggatggATCTGCGGTGAGGAATGCGGGACCTGCTAGTTCTGGTGGAAATGGGAAGCAGCGTTTGCGATGGACATCTGATCTTCATGATCGTTTTGTGGATGCCATTACGCAACTTGGTGGACCAGATA GAGCAACGCCAAAAGGTGTTCTGCGAGTGATGGGTGTACCTGGACTTACTATTTATCATGTTAAAAGCCATTTACAG AAATATCGTCTTGCAAAGTACTTGCCTGATTCTCCAGCTGATG ACTCTAAAGATGAAAAAAGGACACCTGGAGACACTGTTACTGGCATAGATTCTTCTCA GGGGTTGCAAATCAATGATGCTCTAAGAATGCAGATGGAGGTTCAGAAACGTCTTCATGAACAGCTTGAG GTGCAAAAGCAGTTACAAATGAGAATCGAAGCGCAGGGGAAATACTTGCAGAAGATCATAGAGGAACAGCAGAAATTAGGGAGTACCTTGACAAATTCAGACACATTGCCATTGTCCCACGATAAGCAAAATAATCCCCCGTCAGAGCCTTCTGGATCAAGCGATGCCATCGCAGATTCCATGTCTCCACTCAAAAAACAGAGAATCGATGATGGTTCAAAGGATGGCTTTGCTGTTTCTCAGGTGACAACAAAGACTTCACAAAAGACTGATTGTAGTGTTGATCAGTTGGACTCATGA
- the LOC107604730 gene encoding myb family transcription factor PHL7 isoform X1, which yields MYHAKKFSSATMVPHKPQGGGEQVGNVGVLDGSAVRNAGPASSGGNGKQRLRWTSDLHDRFVDAITQLGGPDRATPKGVLRVMGVPGLTIYHVKSHLQKYRLAKYLPDSPADGKDSKDEKRTPGDTVTGIDSSQGLQINDALRMQMEVQKRLHEQLEVQKQLQMRIEAQGKYLQKIIEEQQKLGSTLTNSDTLPLSHDKQNNPPSEPSGSSDAIADSMSPLKKQRIDDGSKDGFAVSQVTTKTSQKTDCSVDQLDS from the exons ATGTATCACGCGAAGAAGTTCTCGTCTGCAACGATGGTGCCGCATAAACCTCAAGGTGGTGGCGAACAAGTTGGAaatgttggggttttggatggATCTGCGGTGAGGAATGCGGGACCTGCTAGTTCTGGTGGAAATGGGAAGCAGCGTTTGCGATGGACATCTGATCTTCATGATCGTTTTGTGGATGCCATTACGCAACTTGGTGGACCAGATA GAGCAACGCCAAAAGGTGTTCTGCGAGTGATGGGTGTACCTGGACTTACTATTTATCATGTTAAAAGCCATTTACAG AAATATCGTCTTGCAAAGTACTTGCCTGATTCTCCAGCTGATGGTAAAG ACTCTAAAGATGAAAAAAGGACACCTGGAGACACTGTTACTGGCATAGATTCTTCTCA GGGGTTGCAAATCAATGATGCTCTAAGAATGCAGATGGAGGTTCAGAAACGTCTTCATGAACAGCTTGAG GTGCAAAAGCAGTTACAAATGAGAATCGAAGCGCAGGGGAAATACTTGCAGAAGATCATAGAGGAACAGCAGAAATTAGGGAGTACCTTGACAAATTCAGACACATTGCCATTGTCCCACGATAAGCAAAATAATCCCCCGTCAGAGCCTTCTGGATCAAGCGATGCCATCGCAGATTCCATGTCTCCACTCAAAAAACAGAGAATCGATGATGGTTCAAAGGATGGCTTTGCTGTTTCTCAGGTGACAACAAAGACTTCACAAAAGACTGATTGTAGTGTTGATCAGTTGGACTCATGA